One part of the Streptomyces lydicus genome encodes these proteins:
- a CDS encoding XdhC family protein, translated as MLDTAGELHRWAEEGREFAVATVVAVGGSAPRPPGAALAVDGRGTAVGSVSGGCVEGAVYDSCVQALEDGGTVLERFGYSDEDAFAVGLTCGGTIEILVTPVSGPDRAVYTAALSAAARGEAAALVRVARGPAELLGHALLVRPDGTYEGGLGGQPELDRTAVAEARALLAAGRTGSVELSESGSRCGVPVTLFVESSVPPPRMIVFGAIDFAAALVRTGKFLGYHVTVCDARPVFTTPDRFPDADDIVVDWPHRYLQRTETDRRTVLCVLTHDAKFDVPLLEVALRLPVAFVGAMGSRRTHEDRTARLREAGVGEAQLARLRSPIGLDLGARTPEETALSIAAEIVAVRQGGTGLPLTGARTPIHQDRPPTPRAAGVRRRSGAAASNPTR; from the coding sequence GTGCTTGACACCGCCGGCGAGCTGCACCGCTGGGCCGAGGAGGGACGGGAGTTCGCCGTCGCCACCGTCGTCGCCGTCGGCGGCAGCGCACCGCGCCCGCCGGGCGCCGCGCTGGCCGTCGACGGCCGGGGCACGGCCGTCGGCTCGGTCTCCGGCGGCTGCGTGGAAGGGGCGGTCTACGACAGCTGCGTACAGGCGCTGGAGGACGGCGGCACGGTCCTGGAGCGGTTCGGCTACAGCGACGAGGACGCCTTCGCCGTCGGCCTGACCTGCGGCGGGACCATCGAGATCCTGGTCACGCCGGTGAGCGGGCCCGACCGGGCGGTGTACACGGCGGCGCTGTCGGCCGCCGCGCGTGGCGAGGCCGCGGCGCTGGTCCGGGTGGCCCGGGGCCCGGCCGAACTCCTGGGCCACGCCCTGCTCGTACGGCCCGACGGGACGTACGAGGGAGGTCTCGGCGGGCAGCCGGAGCTGGACCGCACGGCGGTGGCGGAGGCCCGCGCGCTGCTGGCGGCCGGCCGCACCGGCAGCGTCGAACTCTCGGAGAGCGGCTCGCGCTGCGGGGTACCCGTGACGCTGTTCGTCGAGTCGAGCGTGCCACCGCCCCGCATGATCGTCTTCGGTGCGATCGACTTCGCCGCGGCACTGGTGCGCACCGGCAAGTTCCTCGGCTACCACGTGACGGTGTGCGACGCCCGCCCGGTCTTCACCACCCCGGACCGCTTTCCGGACGCCGACGACATCGTCGTCGACTGGCCGCACCGCTACCTCCAGCGCACCGAGACCGACCGGCGCACGGTGCTGTGCGTCCTCACCCACGACGCCAAGTTCGACGTCCCGCTGCTGGAGGTGGCGCTGCGGCTGCCGGTCGCCTTCGTCGGCGCGATGGGATCGCGCCGCACCCACGAGGACCGCACCGCACGACTGCGCGAGGCCGGCGTCGGCGAAGCCCAACTGGCGCGGCTGCGTTCCCCGATCGGCCTCGACCTCGGCGCGCGTACCCCCGAGGAGACCGCGCTGTCCATCGCCGCCGAGATCGTCGCGGTCCGGCAGGGCGGTACGGGCCTGCCTCTGACCGGGGCGCGGACGCCGATCCACCAGGACCGGCCGCCGACGCCCCGCGCGGCCGGCGTCAGACGGCGCTCGGGTGCGGCGGCTTCCAACCCCACGCGGTGA
- a CDS encoding xanthine dehydrogenase family protein molybdopterin-binding subunit, which yields MTTTTGTTGLSGAVGSAHTRVEGLAKVTGAARYAGEIPFAELAHGWLVLSTVARGRIRSVAAGPVLEMPGVLTVLHHGNAPRVEGDYMGPLGPPDPVLQLFQHDRVPYVGWPVALVVAETSEQAREAAEALTVEYDTEPHDVAFSAGRPGMRTPEGSAAGKGDLEAQLAASAVVVEAEYTTPEEHHSPMEPHGATAHWDGGRLEVVDSNQGSRFVADELAKLFSLDADAVRVRSEHIGGAFGSKGTRVHAVGAVMAATVLHRPVRVVMTRRQMFTLTGYRSPTAQRVRLGADPDGRLRVLDHQADCLTSTVYEFVERSADYGRPLYDADAHHSVNRVVPLDVPTPTYMRAPGEAPGSFALECAVDELAEKCGVDPIALRVRNEPVVGPLSGLPFSSRNLLACFEEGARRFGWADRDPRPGIRRDGRWLLGTGTAAATFPMLSAPSTAVVTAEADGTFTVRIAASDVGTGARTALTQVAADALEVAPGRIRMRIADSSFGPAILAGGSMGTRSWAWAIITAAGELRERLALGGAVPPEGITVRSDTSAAVGALAQAKKERYTFGSQFAEVAVDVSTGEVRVRRMLGIFAAGRIVNPLTARSQFIGGMTWGLSMALHEEATRDQASGGHVGADLAGYHFAANADVPHIEADWVDDPDPDDPVGIKGIGEIGIVGAAAAIANAVWHATGARQRHLPIRPDRVLRAAGGAPGA from the coding sequence ATGACCACGACGACGGGAACCACGGGGCTGAGCGGAGCCGTCGGCAGCGCCCACACCCGGGTGGAGGGCCTGGCCAAGGTCACCGGCGCGGCCCGCTACGCCGGCGAGATACCGTTCGCCGAACTCGCCCACGGCTGGCTCGTGTTGTCCACCGTCGCCCGCGGCCGGATCCGGTCGGTGGCGGCCGGTCCCGTCCTCGAGATGCCCGGCGTCCTCACCGTGCTGCACCACGGCAACGCCCCGCGCGTCGAAGGCGACTACATGGGACCGCTGGGACCGCCCGACCCGGTTCTCCAGCTCTTCCAGCACGACCGGGTGCCCTACGTCGGCTGGCCGGTGGCCCTGGTCGTCGCGGAGACCTCCGAGCAGGCCCGGGAGGCGGCCGAGGCACTCACGGTCGAGTACGACACGGAACCGCACGACGTCGCGTTCTCCGCGGGGCGCCCCGGTATGCGCACACCGGAGGGCTCGGCGGCCGGCAAGGGCGACCTGGAGGCCCAACTCGCCGCGTCCGCCGTCGTGGTGGAGGCGGAGTACACCACACCGGAAGAGCACCACAGCCCGATGGAGCCGCACGGGGCGACGGCCCACTGGGACGGCGGCCGGCTGGAGGTCGTCGACTCCAACCAGGGCAGCCGGTTCGTCGCGGACGAGCTCGCGAAGCTGTTCTCGCTCGACGCGGACGCGGTGCGGGTGCGCTCCGAACACATCGGCGGCGCCTTCGGGTCCAAGGGGACCCGGGTGCACGCGGTGGGAGCGGTGATGGCGGCGACCGTCCTGCACCGCCCGGTCCGGGTCGTGATGACGCGTCGGCAGATGTTCACGCTCACCGGCTACCGCAGCCCCACGGCACAGCGCGTCAGGCTCGGCGCCGACCCCGACGGGCGGCTGCGGGTCCTCGACCACCAGGCGGACTGCCTGACCTCGACGGTGTACGAATTCGTCGAGCGCAGCGCCGACTACGGACGCCCGCTCTACGACGCGGACGCGCACCACAGCGTCAACCGCGTCGTCCCGCTCGACGTCCCCACCCCCACCTACATGCGCGCACCGGGCGAGGCGCCGGGCTCCTTCGCGCTGGAATGCGCGGTCGACGAGCTGGCCGAGAAGTGCGGTGTCGACCCGATCGCGCTGCGCGTGCGCAACGAACCGGTCGTGGGGCCGCTGTCCGGACTGCCGTTCAGCAGCCGCAACCTCCTCGCCTGCTTCGAGGAAGGCGCCCGCAGGTTCGGCTGGGCGGACCGCGACCCGCGGCCCGGCATCCGCCGCGACGGGCGCTGGCTGCTCGGCACCGGCACGGCCGCCGCCACGTTCCCCATGCTGTCGGCGCCCTCCACCGCCGTCGTGACGGCGGAGGCGGACGGCACCTTCACGGTGCGGATCGCCGCCAGCGACGTCGGCACCGGCGCACGGACCGCGCTGACCCAGGTGGCCGCCGATGCGCTGGAGGTGGCGCCCGGGCGCATCCGGATGCGGATCGCGGACAGCTCCTTCGGGCCGGCGATCCTCGCGGGCGGCTCGATGGGCACCCGCTCGTGGGCCTGGGCGATCATCACCGCGGCGGGCGAACTGCGGGAGCGGCTGGCGCTCGGCGGCGCCGTACCGCCCGAGGGCATCACCGTACGGTCCGACACCTCCGCGGCCGTGGGCGCGCTGGCGCAGGCGAAGAAGGAGCGGTACACCTTCGGGTCGCAGTTCGCCGAGGTCGCCGTGGACGTCAGCACCGGCGAGGTGCGGGTCAGGCGGATGCTCGGGATCTTCGCCGCGGGCCGCATCGTCAACCCCCTCACCGCGCGCAGCCAGTTCATCGGCGGCATGACCTGGGGCCTGTCCATGGCACTCCACGAGGAGGCCACCAGGGACCAGGCATCGGGCGGCCACGTCGGCGCCGACCTCGCGGGCTACCACTTCGCCGCGAACGCCGACGTACCGCACATCGAGGCCGACTGGGTGGACGACCCCGACCCGGACGACCCGGTCGGCATCAAGGGCATCGGTGAGATCGGCATCGTGGGAGCCGCGGCGGCGATCGCCAACGCGGTCTGGCACGCCACCGGCGCACGCCAGCGGCACCTGCCGATCCGGCCGGACCGCGTCCTGCGGGCGGCCGGGGGAGCACCGGGTGCTTGA
- a CDS encoding FAD binding domain-containing protein, protein MREFGYQRAHDVPGALAVLGADPEARALGGGTNLVDLMKAGVERPALLVDLRDLPLDRIEATDDGGLRIGATVSNSDLAAHPEVRRRYPALTQAVLAGASGQLRNMATVGGNLLQRTRCGYFTDLSKPCNKRTPGSGCPAVEGEHRNHAILGASAHCVAVHPSDMGVALAAFDAVVSYETADGPGEVPLAEFYLPVGDTPHQETALPPGALITAVTLPPAPVAAHSRYRKVRERASYAFAIGSAAAALDVRDGVVHDVRLAFGAVASRPWRAREAERVLTGGPATAEAFATAADAELAAAQALPDNGYKVTLMRNLVVALLTELTEEAGR, encoded by the coding sequence ATGAGGGAATTCGGCTATCAGCGGGCCCACGACGTGCCCGGTGCGCTCGCCGTGCTGGGGGCCGACCCCGAGGCGCGCGCCCTGGGCGGCGGCACCAACCTCGTCGACCTGATGAAGGCCGGCGTGGAGCGGCCCGCCCTCCTGGTCGACCTGCGCGACCTCCCCCTCGACCGGATCGAGGCCACCGACGACGGCGGGCTGCGCATCGGGGCCACGGTCAGCAACAGCGACCTCGCCGCACACCCCGAAGTCCGCCGCAGGTACCCGGCGTTGACACAGGCCGTACTGGCCGGCGCCTCCGGGCAACTGCGCAACATGGCCACGGTCGGCGGAAACCTCCTCCAGCGCACCCGCTGCGGCTACTTCACCGACCTGTCCAAGCCGTGCAACAAGCGCACCCCGGGCAGCGGCTGCCCCGCCGTCGAGGGCGAGCACCGCAACCACGCGATCCTCGGAGCCTCCGCGCACTGCGTGGCCGTGCACCCCTCGGACATGGGGGTGGCGCTGGCCGCCTTCGACGCCGTCGTCTCGTACGAGACCGCGGACGGCCCGGGCGAGGTGCCGCTCGCGGAGTTCTATCTGCCGGTGGGCGACACCCCGCACCAGGAGACCGCGCTGCCGCCCGGCGCGCTGATCACCGCGGTGACCCTCCCGCCGGCGCCGGTCGCCGCCCACTCCCGCTACCGCAAGGTGCGCGAGCGCGCCTCCTACGCCTTCGCGATCGGCTCGGCCGCCGCCGCCCTCGACGTCCGCGACGGCGTCGTCCACGACGTGCGGCTCGCCTTCGGCGCGGTGGCGTCCCGGCCGTGGCGGGCCCGGGAGGCCGAGCGGGTGCTCACCGGCGGGCCGGCGACCGCCGAGGCGTTCGCCACCGCCGCGGACGCCGAACTGGCAGCCGCCCAGGCGCTGCCCGACAACGGATACAAGGTGACACTGATGCGCAATCTCGTCGTCGCCCTGCTGACCGAGCTCACCGAGGAGGCCGGCCGATGA
- a CDS encoding class I SAM-dependent methyltransferase, translating into MRRTDTGRYGEDAFRPEETGEADRIDLGALAYDGATTARLAALGAGPGWHCLDLGAGTGTVARWLLSSAGVSSVLAVDRDTRFLTDRPPGLVVQTADITAPGFDPGFFHLVHARFVLMHLRSWRRMIARLSTLLVPGGVLVLSDAVDLTTATAPATPYTLVMRAMWRALRETIGTDISWVPDYPSLLLEEGLRSVAAEIQVPPLLPGSPVSRFWAETWERTREALLATGQVDAAQLEQARQSLESPDSAALAPGMLTAWGWKPPHPSAV; encoded by the coding sequence ATGCGGCGTACGGATACCGGGCGCTACGGCGAGGACGCGTTCCGCCCGGAGGAGACCGGCGAGGCCGACCGCATCGACCTGGGCGCGCTCGCCTACGACGGGGCGACCACCGCCCGGCTGGCGGCGCTGGGCGCCGGCCCCGGCTGGCACTGCCTGGACCTGGGCGCCGGGACCGGCACCGTCGCCCGGTGGCTGCTGTCGTCGGCGGGGGTCAGCTCCGTCCTGGCGGTGGACCGCGACACCCGGTTCCTCACCGACCGGCCCCCGGGGTTGGTGGTGCAGACCGCCGACATCACCGCGCCCGGCTTCGACCCCGGCTTCTTCCACCTCGTGCACGCCCGGTTCGTGCTGATGCACCTGCGCTCCTGGCGCCGCATGATCGCCAGGCTGAGCACCCTGCTCGTCCCGGGCGGGGTGCTGGTGCTCAGCGACGCCGTCGACCTGACCACCGCCACCGCACCGGCCACCCCGTACACCCTGGTGATGCGGGCGATGTGGCGGGCCCTGCGGGAGACCATCGGTACGGACATCTCCTGGGTGCCCGACTACCCTTCCCTGCTGCTGGAGGAGGGGCTGCGCTCGGTGGCCGCCGAGATCCAGGTGCCCCCGCTGCTCCCCGGCAGCCCTGTCAGCCGGTTCTGGGCCGAGACCTGGGAGCGCACCCGGGAGGCCCTCCTGGCCACCGGCCAGGTGGACGCGGCGCAGCTCGAACAGGCCCGGCAGTCCCTGGAGTCGCCGGATTCCGCCGCGCTCGCCCCCGGGATGCTCACCGCGTGGGGTTGGAAGCCGCCGCACCCGAGCGCCGTCTGA
- a CDS encoding (2Fe-2S)-binding protein: MALSTSSAITLNINGEKHALPVDHRTTLLDALRERLDLTGTKKGCDQGQCGACTVLLDGRRTVSCLQLAVAAEGREITTIEGVADGEQLHPVQQAFLDLDGYQCGYCTPGQICSAIAVIEEHAAGWPSAATADVRPGPQVPPLTAEEIRERMSGNLCRCGAYVSIVRAVARAAGAKATGDAEVTA, from the coding sequence ATGGCCCTATCGACGTCCAGCGCCATCACCCTGAACATCAACGGCGAAAAGCACGCGCTGCCCGTCGACCACCGCACCACCCTGCTCGACGCCCTGCGGGAACGCCTCGATCTGACGGGCACCAAAAAGGGCTGCGACCAAGGGCAGTGCGGCGCCTGCACGGTGCTGCTCGACGGCCGCCGGACCGTTTCCTGCCTCCAGCTCGCGGTGGCCGCCGAAGGGCGGGAGATCACCACCATCGAGGGCGTGGCGGACGGCGAGCAACTGCACCCGGTGCAGCAGGCGTTCCTCGATCTGGACGGCTACCAGTGCGGCTATTGCACCCCGGGGCAGATCTGTTCGGCCATCGCGGTGATCGAGGAACACGCGGCGGGCTGGCCGAGCGCCGCGACCGCCGACGTGCGGCCCGGCCCCCAGGTGCCGCCGCTGACCGCCGAGGAGATCCGGGAGCGGATGAGCGGCAACCTGTGCCGCTGCGGTGCGTACGTCTCGATCGTCCGGGCGGTCGCACGGGCCGCCGGGGCCAAGGCCACCGGCGACGCGGAGGTGACGGCATGA
- a CDS encoding MFS transporter, protein MSGRLTGRGTARAARTKGAPLTPRARRIIRLNNGFQLLFNLLWWMPVFYAYQRQAGLSDGQIFGIQSIYYLAFCLFEIPTGLVADRIGARNCLRAGAVVMTAANLTPVFTPSYTGFLVHFLLIAAGRSLTSGAASAYLYDGLQAEGADAHYLKAEGQARALGLAAKVLCWPLLGPLMALAHPAPYVLSAASAGGSFLCALLLPRQVAHRPAVSAARAGRRGPGFLREAVTAVRCVCTTPWLALVVVQGVAVFTLSRICQVNLFQPVLLDHGIGEGSHGTVLAAMTVAEAVASARPQWLSTRLSPVAWVSLLSLAMAAALAGITLGGPWTVVALLCVFAAVTGFAYPLQRKLVNDAVPAGAPRATLLSVESIVDRGVCALAAVAAGAYLSAGRLDTLLWHSALATAVLLTVLHLLLRRHRGAAGRRPPAPEATGPLPEDTLPPAPCAEALPAPPPAPAPAGTTGRV, encoded by the coding sequence GTGAGCGGCCGGCTGACCGGCCGGGGCACCGCCCGCGCGGCCCGTACGAAGGGCGCGCCGCTGACCCCGCGGGCCCGCCGGATCATCCGGCTGAACAACGGCTTCCAGCTGCTGTTCAACCTGCTGTGGTGGATGCCGGTGTTCTACGCCTACCAGCGGCAGGCAGGGCTGTCCGACGGCCAGATCTTCGGCATCCAGAGCATCTACTACCTCGCGTTCTGCCTCTTCGAGATCCCCACCGGCCTGGTGGCCGACCGCATCGGCGCCCGCAACTGCCTGCGGGCCGGGGCGGTCGTGATGACCGCGGCGAACCTCACCCCGGTCTTCACGCCCAGCTACACCGGTTTCCTCGTCCACTTCCTGCTGATCGCCGCCGGCCGCTCGCTGACCTCCGGCGCGGCCAGCGCCTACCTCTACGACGGCTTGCAGGCCGAGGGCGCGGACGCCCACTATCTGAAGGCCGAGGGCCAGGCCCGCGCGCTGGGCCTGGCCGCGAAGGTGCTCTGCTGGCCGCTGCTGGGTCCGCTCATGGCCCTGGCGCACCCCGCCCCGTACGTGCTGAGCGCCGCGAGTGCGGGCGGCTCCTTCCTGTGTGCCCTCCTGCTGCCGCGCCAGGTGGCGCACCGGCCCGCGGTGAGCGCCGCCCGAGCCGGCCGGCGCGGACCCGGGTTCCTGCGCGAGGCGGTCACCGCGGTGCGCTGCGTGTGCACCACCCCGTGGCTCGCGCTGGTCGTGGTGCAGGGCGTCGCCGTGTTCACCCTCTCCCGGATCTGCCAGGTCAACCTCTTCCAGCCGGTGCTGCTGGACCACGGCATCGGCGAGGGCTCGCACGGCACCGTGCTCGCCGCCATGACCGTCGCCGAGGCGGTGGCCTCGGCCCGTCCGCAGTGGCTCAGCACGCGGCTCTCCCCGGTCGCCTGGGTGTCGCTGCTCAGCCTGGCCATGGCGGCGGCCCTGGCGGGCATCACACTGGGCGGTCCCTGGACGGTCGTCGCGCTGCTGTGTGTGTTCGCCGCCGTCACCGGCTTCGCCTATCCGCTGCAGCGCAAGCTGGTGAACGACGCCGTGCCGGCGGGCGCCCCGCGCGCCACCCTGCTGTCCGTCGAGAGCATCGTCGACCGGGGGGTGTGCGCGCTGGCGGCCGTCGCCGCGGGCGCCTACCTCTCGGCGGGCCGCCTGGACACGCTGCTGTGGCACAGCGCGCTGGCCACCGCCGTCCTGCTGACCGTCCTGCACCTGCTGCTGCGCCGGCACCGTGGCGCCGCCGGGCGGCGGCCACCGGCCCCCGAGGCCACCGGACCGCTCCCCGAGGACACCCTGCCGCCGGCCCCCTGCGCGGAAGCGCTGCCGGCCCCGCCACCGGCCCCGGCCCCGGCCGGCACGACAGGAAGGGTGTGA